TGATGCTAAATCCAAGGCTCTTCCTTGAACTTCCAATGTGTTCCTTGACTTGGAGCTGATCCACATTTGGTGCCCCCCACTCTTAACCTTTCTAAAACGTTCATGAACTGGGTTCATGTCAGTTGGAGCTTGCAATGAGGCAGAAAGCTTGGATGGATCCCAAACAACTAGGAATGGGTTCTTTGGGTTGCTCTCATCCAAAAACTGTCTTACCTTTGAGTGACTTCCTGGCATGTACAATCCAGCCTTCATGGTTCCAATTGGGCCTACGCCAGAAACCATTTTATCATGAATATATCCTCCCATTGGCCCCATTTGTCCACCCATTGAACCGAATGGGCCTCCAATTGGACCTCCCATTGGACCCATTGGTCCCATTGGACCCATTTGGCCACCCATTGAACCTAATGGACCTCCCATTGGACCCATTGGACCCATTGAACTACCTATTGGTCCTCCTATGGGGCCTCCCATTGGTCCCATTGAACCCATTGGTCCCATTGAACCCATTGGACCACCCATTGGTCCTGTCTGCGGCCCCATTGGTCCCATTGGCCCGTAAACGTTTAATGAAACTTTTCCACCAGCGCCAGCATATCCCCTAATTCCGGATGGTCCCATCATTGATGGAGCACCGAATCTTGAAGCTTGAGAACCTAAAGCTGGAGGAATCCCTGGAACTCCTGCTGATAGTCTTACACTCTCCAACTCAGAGAATGTGGATGGATAAGGACCGAGCATTGTTTGAGCATCAAATTGAGTGGCTCTTGCCATCAAAGCCTTAATATGATCATCTGGTAATGGCCTTCCCTTCTCATCATGAGTTGGAATGGAAAGCTTACCACCTGGATAATTCAACATATACTTCTCAGGATGGTAGTTTGGGCTGATTCTCAATGCATGAATCTCCTCTAAAGAGCCTTCTCTTGCTGAAAAGCCTctcttcttcaaaaattgTAATCTAAGTCTTCCCTTAACTTTTGCTGAAACTTCTCCATCGGTTTGAACAACTACCTGATGTACCTTCTCATCCCATGCTTCCTCAACTCCAGCTAAATTCAAGTCAGATGGAGCGAACAAAAGATTGTTAAAGTTGGCACGGTCTAGTCTGGGTAATGAAGGAGGGCTTGATGTTAGCTTAGAATCAAACATCTTCTTCTGCTCTTCAGCGAGCTTAATCTGAGCTGCAATCTCTGGATCTTTCATCATTCTATCGCTAACCTTAATACCACTAATAATCTGTGGAGTTCTTGCAGAATCCATGATCTGCTTTTTAACCATACTTCTTGCAATGTTTCCACTTCTAGATAAATATCCTGCCCCAAGACATCCTCCTATCAATGCTAACTCAACCactaaaatcaaaatatttctcatcttttatttctaaaagcctcaaatatataatttattaaagacAACTCttctttgaatatatatatatatccTTCAATTATTCACTTCTCCTCTTATGAACCCTTATTTATGATCAAGTAAGTGTCCAATATTTTATCCTACCTTGAAAAACAaggaattattattagctCTCACTCTCTCACTTTCAATCTCCTACTTATCTGCCTTTGTTGCACtgggaaaaaaaattctacTCCTCATTAGATCCagtaatataaattaatagatGGCGCCAACGTCGAGACTTGCATCtattaatctttttattCATCTAgcattttttgaatattatacAAAAACATTACGTACAAATCAGCCGGTAGAAATAGTTATTTTTGACTCtaaatcaatttttctTCCTATTTTTTGCACCTTTTTTCACTGGCAAGATTCTCAGCAATGTATCCTAGGTTGTCTTTCTTTATCCAATAGAAGTTCTACCCACATTATCAGATACATTCTTCTTCATATTTAGTTTTGATCTTTTGTTGAGtgtttttgattttttttttttttttttttgcctTAAATTTGCCTAAATTCTCCGTAGCTTTCCTTTACTGTGAActttttcagaaaaagtTCCCGCCGGATTCTAATATGCACGGGTCACTTTATACCAGAAGTAAATTGGAGGTTGAAAGTTCTGATAATATCTTTCCCAGTTTTGTATGAAATCAACTCAAAATTATATGAATATCCCTGGATTAATCGTAATTAAGTGACTTTTAAACCTGGCAATCCTCTAAAACCTTTTCTCTAAATTTTGCCAAAGCTATGGATGTTCtcaaagtaataatatgaatagCCCTTTAAACGATTCGAATCAACCCACATCGAGAAATGTGGAAAAGATTTACATTGAGATCAAGGATGCTTCAGAAGATTCCTCGGGTTCTGAGAATGACATTTTAATCAGAAATGGCATGCAAATAAAGCAAAAACCGTTTCTAATTTGGAAGACACAAAACCTAACAATTGGTCATTATATTCTATTTTATGGGTGTATCCAAGGATATATGGAGCAGTTATTCCCTGCAAACTACGCACTTTTTGAAAGCCTTTTGTCAATGGATCCAGTTGCTATTGGTACAGCAGCTTTCTTACAAAAGCTTATGTTTACCATTGCTTCACCATTTTGGGGAATGATAATAGATAACTCGGAcccaattaatattatgagATTCTCAATCATTTCACTAACAATTTCTTCACTTCTAATATGTTTTTCACATACAATAAAccaatttttcttttctatgTGTTTTTGGGGATTATTTTCCGCAGTACTTGGTCCATTATCGCAAAAGATAGCCTCAGATAAGATTTTAGATGGTGGAAGAGGAAAATACTTTGGACAACTTATGTTTTTCCAGACAATTGGAAGACAGTGTGCTCTACTATTTACAGGACTTGTAAGCAATAAACATCAAATTGAAACTTCAAAGCAATTTGGATTCTGGATGTTTCCATTTCTTCTTTCAAGTTTATCTGGAATAGTTCTTTTtacattattaaaaatatttatttccaGTAGTAACAAAGACTATCAGCAAAGCCAAaaacatttatttttaaaatttaatggaATTTCATCTATCAAAAATTTAGGCTACGTTTTCAAGTCAAAAACTGTAATTTCGTTATTTATCCTGGGAATGGTCAATGCAATACCCAGAAGCGCTTTGAACTTTATTCCAATGTGGCTCCAATCAACTGGACTTTCTCAATTTAGCGCTTCATTCATTGTTTCAATTAGTTGGGTTGCTGCAATGTTTGTATCGCCTATAGTTGGTTTTGTTAGTGATATATTTTACAACTTCTCTCCTTCCAAAGGAAGGATATTGATGGCTCAGCTTTCCCTAGTTTTCAGATCCATATTCCTATACTTTCTAATTGCAAGAGTCCCTACTGCAGTTTCTTATTTCGATTCCGAACAATCTAAATTAATGGtttattctattatttcGTTCATTATTGGATTATTTGCAGGATGGCCTGGAATTGGCGCTTGTAGACCCATCCTCTGCGAAGTTATTCTACCTCAACATAGAGCAACAGTTTTTGCTCTATCATCCACATTCGAAGGAATTGGAGCAGCATTTTTCGGAACTAGATTTGTTGGAGATCTTGCAGTTTCTATTTTTGGATACAACTCAAGCAAACAACTATCAGGTTCTACTTCAAATTATATTGCACTGGGTAATGCCATTCTTTGCATGACAATTTTCCCTTGGATGATCAGTATTTTACTTTTCTACTTCATTACAAGAGAAAGTCAAAAGATTGTGCACATCAGTAAGGACAAATCAAGCATGGAAAAGATTCCCGATACACAGTCATTCATTGAAATCAAGGCAGTATAGCATTTTTTGActcaattaattaaaacatatatatatcaattTATACTtatctatttttattttttgtataGATTTACTCTCCTAAAGATCTGTTTTTTTAGttatttaactttttttttctctttacACTTGTATATCTAAGTCTACACTTTTTAGGCGCCAATTTCACATGCAGTGTAAGAAGTTGACAATTATCAAGATATACTGAtcagaataataaatttaattgcCAAAAAAAAGAGTAAATTTTTCCAAAGATGGATGTTACtcaaatttttgtttgCGAGGTTAGTTTACTGTGATTTAGCTGTTATTTATCATTTACATATTGATTTTCGTTCTTAGGAATGTGGATCTGCGTATACTGGAAGAGAAATATATAGTCGTCACTTAGAAATAGCTCACAAAAAGAAGACGAATGTAAGAAAAATTATAGAGAATGCCAAAAGTAAGGCTGGAAATGTGACAAGTGCTCCAACTTTTGTAGAGTCTTATCTCCCTTCCAAAAATAAGGATGGAAAGGACTCAAATACTAAGAACCAGAGAGCAGACTTCCCGAGGGTCTCCATTGACCCATTTGACCctaaagaaaagaattttattgaGGAAATTGGTCATGGAGTTGCTGCTGAGAGACTTGCTCAATATCTGAATGCCACAGGCTCTTCCTTAGCAAAGGAAATCCCAAAGTCTAATGTGCCTAAAGCGGAAAAATCTGCAAGTAAGAAGCCTGAAGATAAATCAATATCATTAGATGAAATCTCCAAGAGTCTCCTTCCTATTCACTTAGATATTGTCAAACTTTCTCAAATTCCACCAATTCTTGGGTTGCAACTAGAAGTTTCAATGGGTCAACTTACAAACTGGTGCAACCAAGTTGAAAAATACATCGAGATTAAAGGACAAAAAAAAGGTTTATTTAGAGCAAAGAAGAAGTCCCTTCTGGCCAACTTTGAAAAAGTTCTAGTTCAATCCagagaatatattaataacacTCTTCGTCCGGAAGTAAAGAAGTGTTCTGCAATTTGTTCGCTTCTTGAACAGCAGTTCAATGAAGTAGAGTCTATCAGAacaaaagttaataatatgTCAAGATCAGGATCATACTCAGCAACTGAGACTTCTGAATTGgtttcaaaatataatgaaatcTCAAAGACTTTCCTACGCGAAATTGTTcacaataataaaaagatattattcTGGAACGCAACAGTTGAGGAGATCCATAACCAAGTAAAGGAAATGGTCAATCTATTTAACGAGCAGATAGATATGTTATCTAGAGAATTCAACTCTAAGATGATTTTTACTCTATTTTTACCGCAAAAGGTTATTTTCATCTAATTCTAATGTAGTAGATCAAGAGGGGGGAAGAATGTGAAATCAAGGATGATTAACGGATAGCTTCTCTGTTTGTGTATAACTTATTTTCctaattaattattcctcttaaaatttttcttttaaacttttttatttcgAGCAATTTACTTCTTTCCTCTAAATCTTTGACTCGTAACGAATGAGCGCCAAAATTTGGGTACTTCGAGCTATTAATTGCAAAATATTGGATTTAATTTGGGGCACTATGGGCTGATCTATACTGTTTATTAAAACAACAGAgacaatttttttctgcACTAGCAGAACTGTActaatttcttttcattattcTGATTCAGAggatttttatttgaattaaaagattGCAAGAATCTTAAAATACTTAAGGCTCACAAGAAGACTTTGAATATGGAACTTTTCAAAAAGGTTTTTCTCTTGACAATCTTT
This Cryptosporidium parvum Iowa II chromosome 7, whole genome shotgun sequence DNA region includes the following protein-coding sequences:
- a CDS encoding membrane associated transporter, 10 transmembrane domain; protein product: MNSPLNDSNQPTSRNVEKIYIEIKDASEDSSGSENDILIRNGMQIKQKPFLIWKTQNLTIGHYILFYGCIQGYMEQLFPANYALFESLLSMDPVAIGTAAFLQKLMFTIASPFWGMIIDNSDPINIMRFSIISLTISSLLICFSHTINQFFFSMCFWGLFSAVLGPLSQKIASDKILDGGRGKYFGQLMFFQTIGRQCALLFTGLVSNKHQIETSKQFGFWMFPFLLSSLSGIVLFTLLKIFISSSNKDYQQSQKHLFLKFNGISSIKNLGYVFKSKTVISLFILGMVNAIPRSALNFIPMWLQSTGLSQFSASFIVSISWVAAMFVSPIVGFVSDIFYNFSPSKGRILMAQLSLVFRSIFLYFLIARVPTAVSYFDSEQSKLMVYSIISFIIGLFAGWPGIGACRPILCEVILPQHRATVFALSSTFEGIGAAFFGTRFVGDLAVSIFGYNSSKQLSGSTSNYIALGNAILCMTIFPWMISILLFYFITRESQKIVHISKDKSSMEKIPDTQSFIEIKAV
- a CDS encoding Low complexity protein with coiled coil regions is translated as MGQLTNWCNQVEKYIEIKGQKKGLFRAKKKSLLANFEKVLVQSREYINNTLRPEVKKCSAICSLLEQQFNEVESIRTKVNNMSRSGSYSATETSELVSKYNEISKTFLREIVHNNKKILFWNATVEEIHNQVKEMVNLFNEQIDMLSREFNSKMIFTLFLPQKVIFI